Proteins encoded by one window of Methanobacterium sp. CWC-01:
- the polX gene encoding DNA polymerase/3'-5' exonuclease PolX, giving the protein MAMQNKKVAAILDLVADYLEMDGVDFRTKAYRRAAHTVDFLSQPIEEVWKEGGLEKLPGIGKAIALKIEEILDTGSLQYLEDLKQQYPVDFEGLLLVEGLGPKTIKLLYQELGVKNLDDLEKAARRGHIHRLKGMGVKSEKKILENLEFARKSTGRRLLGDVLPLAWELKKRIISLPEVQIVEIAGSIRRRKETVGDIDILTVTSNPQKVMDYFVNMDLVGGIISHGPSKSTVRLKDGMEVDLRVFKKEEYGSALVYFTGSWELNVELRKIAIAQGLKLNEYGVFRGEEQLAGRTEEEVFQALGLSYIEPELRENRGEIEAAQTGELPELVEKSDIKGDLHLHTRWSDGRSSILEMAEAAQKLGYQYLAITDHAQGLPVAGGLDEIALQEQMIEIDTLNDELEDIRVLKGVELNIGVDGTIDIEEVVLEELDIVLAAIHSGVPFKPGTMTGIILDILEMEHVDILAHPSGRKLKKRPAYDIDLEKVFETAAETGTILEVDGQPKRLDLNDENIRMALKYGCRLSVDTDAHHTRDLDYMELAVSTARRGWAQAPDVVNTLPLKKLLKTLK; this is encoded by the coding sequence ATGGCCATGCAGAACAAGAAGGTGGCGGCTATCCTGGACCTGGTGGCAGATTACCTGGAAATGGATGGTGTTGATTTTCGTACCAAGGCCTACCGTCGCGCGGCCCATACCGTGGACTTCCTTTCCCAACCCATCGAGGAAGTTTGGAAGGAAGGGGGCCTGGAGAAGCTGCCGGGTATTGGAAAGGCCATTGCCCTTAAGATTGAGGAAATCCTTGATACCGGGTCCCTCCAGTACCTGGAGGACTTAAAGCAGCAGTACCCGGTGGACTTCGAGGGTCTGCTCCTGGTGGAGGGGCTGGGTCCCAAGACCATCAAACTGCTATACCAGGAGTTAGGAGTTAAAAATCTGGATGACCTGGAAAAAGCGGCCAGAAGGGGACATATTCATCGCTTGAAGGGTATGGGAGTTAAGAGTGAGAAGAAAATCCTTGAAAACCTGGAGTTTGCCAGGAAAAGCACTGGAAGGCGACTTTTAGGGGATGTTCTTCCCCTGGCTTGGGAACTGAAAAAAAGAATAATTTCACTGCCTGAAGTCCAAATAGTGGAAATTGCAGGTTCCATTCGACGGAGAAAAGAGACCGTGGGAGATATTGATATTTTAACTGTGACCAGCAACCCCCAGAAGGTGATGGATTACTTCGTTAACATGGATCTGGTGGGAGGGATAATATCCCACGGCCCCTCCAAATCCACAGTCCGGCTTAAGGATGGAATGGAAGTGGATCTGCGGGTTTTTAAGAAGGAGGAATATGGCTCGGCCCTGGTATACTTCACCGGGTCCTGGGAGCTTAATGTAGAGTTACGTAAAATCGCCATAGCCCAGGGACTTAAACTCAATGAATACGGAGTATTCAGAGGGGAGGAGCAGTTAGCGGGGAGGACCGAGGAGGAGGTTTTCCAGGCCCTGGGACTGTCCTACATCGAACCAGAGTTAAGGGAAAACCGGGGGGAGATCGAGGCGGCCCAAACTGGTGAACTACCGGAACTGGTGGAAAAATCTGATATAAAAGGAGATCTTCACCTCCACACCAGGTGGAGTGATGGTCGCTCATCCATACTGGAGATGGCCGAGGCGGCCCAGAAACTGGGCTACCAGTACCTGGCCATTACTGACCATGCCCAGGGCCTTCCTGTAGCTGGGGGACTGGATGAAATTGCCCTTCAGGAACAGATGATAGAGATCGATACCTTAAATGATGAACTTGAAGATATCCGGGTGCTTAAGGGGGTTGAGCTTAATATAGGTGTGGATGGCACTATAGATATTGAGGAGGTTGTCCTGGAGGAATTGGACATCGTCCTGGCCGCAATTCATTCGGGAGTGCCCTTCAAACCCGGGACCATGACTGGTATAATCCTGGATATCCTGGAGATGGAACATGTGGATATCCTGGCCCACCCCTCTGGCAGGAAACTTAAAAAACGACCAGCCTATGACATCGACCTGGAGAAGGTGTTTGAAACCGCCGCTGAGACAGGAACCATCCTGGAGGTGGATGGACAACCCAAACGTCTGGATCTGAATGACGAAAATATAAGAATGGCCCTAAAATATGGATGTCGCCTGTCTGTGGACACCGACGCCCACCACACCCGTGACCTGGACTACATGGAGCTGGCAGTATCCACCGCCCGTCGGGGATGGGCTCAAGCCCCGGACGTGGTTAACACCCTCCCCCTGAAAAAGCTTCTTAAAACTCTGAAGTGA
- a CDS encoding MFS transporter, with protein sequence MSSPNKNDALIVTVIASFLTPFMGSSINIALPTIGLEFGANAILLGWIPTVYLLSLAVFLVPFGRIADIYGRKRIFTYGIIIFTISSLIAGFSISTEMLLLLRVFQGMGAAMIFGNVAAIIASLFPAGERGRALGISVTGVFLGLFLGPVLGGFLTQNLGWRSIFFFNVILGLITTMAVLRLKGEWTEAHGEKFDFLGAILLGISLVALMYGLSELPAAYGLLLILGGLLGLLVFFLVESRMESPVLEVKLFKNRTFTLHNLAALINYCAGVPIVFILSLYLQYIKALDPQTTGILMAVQPVTMAIFSPLAGKLSDRMEPRLVASGGMALTALGLAFLAFLSQQTSLAWIMSGLVILGLGFALFSSPNTNVIISSVTKRYYGVASATLSTMRVLGQMSGMGLALFALAIFVGSVSILPENYDHFLLSARISFALFSLMSMVGIIASLSGKKED encoded by the coding sequence TTGTCCAGCCCCAACAAAAACGACGCCCTAATTGTGACAGTGATAGCATCATTTCTAACACCATTCATGGGTTCTTCCATTAACATTGCCTTGCCCACCATTGGCCTGGAATTTGGAGCTAACGCCATTCTCTTAGGATGGATTCCAACTGTTTATCTTCTATCCTTAGCCGTGTTCCTGGTGCCATTCGGCCGAATAGCTGATATCTATGGGAGGAAACGGATTTTTACTTATGGCATTATAATTTTTACCATATCCTCTTTAATAGCCGGGTTTTCAATTTCAACCGAGATGCTCCTACTTTTAAGAGTATTCCAGGGGATGGGAGCGGCCATGATCTTCGGTAACGTGGCTGCCATTATAGCTTCCCTTTTTCCTGCTGGAGAACGTGGAAGAGCACTGGGAATAAGTGTAACCGGGGTATTTTTAGGTCTTTTTTTAGGCCCGGTCCTGGGTGGCTTTTTAACCCAGAATTTGGGTTGGCGGAGTATATTCTTTTTCAACGTAATTCTGGGACTTATCACCACAATGGCTGTTTTAAGATTAAAGGGCGAATGGACGGAAGCCCATGGAGAAAAATTCGATTTCTTAGGTGCTATACTATTAGGAATATCCCTGGTGGCCCTTATGTATGGTTTATCAGAGCTCCCTGCGGCTTATGGATTGCTCCTGATTCTGGGTGGATTGCTGGGATTGCTGGTCTTTTTTCTGGTGGAAAGCAGGATGGAAAGTCCAGTTCTGGAAGTAAAACTCTTTAAAAATAGGACTTTTACCCTGCACAACCTGGCGGCTCTTATAAATTACTGCGCCGGGGTGCCCATCGTCTTCATCTTAAGCCTCTACCTCCAGTACATCAAGGCCCTGGATCCCCAGACCACCGGTATCTTGATGGCTGTCCAACCGGTAACCATGGCTATTTTCTCCCCCCTGGCCGGTAAACTTTCGGACCGGATGGAGCCCCGCCTGGTGGCTTCGGGGGGAATGGCCCTCACCGCCCTGGGCCTGGCCTTTCTGGCCTTCCTATCCCAACAAACCAGCCTGGCCTGGATTATGAGTGGCCTGGTGATACTGGGATTGGGATTCGCACTATTTTCATCACCCAACACCAACGTTATAATCAGCAGCGTGACTAAGAGATATTATGGGGTGGCCTCGGCCACATTAAGTACCATGCGGGTCCTGGGTCAGATGTCTGGTATGGGATTGGCACTTTTCGCCCTGGCCATATTCGTGGGAAGTGTCAGTATCCTCCCTGAAAACTACGACCATTTCCTGTTAAGCGCACGAATATCCTTTGCTCTGTTCTCTTTAATGAGTATGGTGGGAATAATAGCCTCTTTATCTGGTAAAAAAGAAGACTAA
- the msrA gene encoding peptide-methionine (S)-S-oxide reductase MsrA, giving the protein MSKEEVEFQKATFGAGCFWGVEAAFREVKGVVSTAVGYMGGDRDNPSYQEVCTGATGHTEVVEVIFNPEEVSYNDLLYIFWTIHDPTTLNRQGPDIGVQYRSVIFYHDQEQKELAEKMRDKLQKSNIHPRDIVTAIEPAQTFWKAEEYHQQYFEKTGRRSCGF; this is encoded by the coding sequence ATGAGTAAAGAAGAAGTAGAGTTTCAAAAAGCCACCTTCGGGGCAGGATGCTTCTGGGGGGTGGAAGCCGCATTCCGTGAAGTGAAGGGAGTGGTTTCCACTGCAGTTGGTTATATGGGTGGAGACCGGGATAATCCCTCCTACCAGGAGGTTTGCACCGGTGCCACCGGCCATACCGAAGTGGTGGAGGTAATCTTCAACCCAGAGGAGGTTTCCTATAACGACTTGCTGTACATTTTCTGGACTATCCACGACCCCACCACCCTTAACCGTCAGGGTCCAGATATAGGAGTGCAGTATCGTTCCGTGATCTTCTACCACGACCAGGAACAGAAAGAATTAGCAGAAAAAATGAGGGACAAGCTGCAAAAGTCCAATATTCATCCCAGAGATATTGTAACAGCCATCGAACCAGCCCAGACCTTCTGGAAGGCTGAAGAATATCATCAGCAGTACTTTGAAAAGACGGGAAGAAGAAGTTGTGGTTTCTAG
- a CDS encoding PaaI family thioesterase, with protein MNDLNRDELAEFFKRDLFAEKNGIKMVEIGSGTAKARMKVTSEHLNAVGTAHGGALFSLADFAFAMAANSGGQVTVAINVSISYFKAVSSGFLTASAREVSGGGRIASYTVEIHDEEEDLVALFQGMAYRKREMLKDII; from the coding sequence ATGAATGATCTTAACCGGGATGAACTGGCCGAATTTTTCAAAAGAGACCTCTTTGCAGAAAAGAATGGTATCAAAATGGTGGAAATAGGATCCGGGACTGCTAAAGCCCGAATGAAAGTCACCAGTGAACATCTAAATGCCGTGGGCACAGCCCATGGTGGTGCTCTTTTTTCACTGGCCGACTTTGCCTTTGCCATGGCCGCGAATTCAGGGGGCCAGGTAACGGTGGCCATCAACGTCAGCATATCCTACTTTAAGGCGGTTAGCTCCGGATTTTTAACGGCCAGTGCCCGTGAGGTTTCGGGTGGTGGCAGAATTGCCAGTTACACCGTGGAAATCCACGACGAAGAGGAGGATCTGGTGGCCCTGTTCCAGGGAATGGCCTACCGTAAGCGGGAGATGTTGAAGGATATCATCTAA
- a CDS encoding hydroxymethylglutaryl-CoA synthase, with the protein MAGIVGYGVYIPFYRIKVEEIAKVWGDDPRAISRGLVVQEKSVPSPDEDTATISVEAARNSLKRANIDPQKIGAIYVGSESHPYAVKPTATIVADAVAAAPELTAADLEFACKAGTAGIQVCMGLVDSDAIEYGLAIGADTAQGAPSDALEYTASAGGAAYVIGKNNTLADFEGTYSFTTDTPDFYRREGKPYPRHGGRFTGEPAYFKHVLSAAKGMFEKMGTDASDYDHAVFHQPNGKFYIRAARKLGFNEDQYQTGLLTPYIGNTYSGATPLGLAAVLDIAQPGDRIMAVSYGSGAGSDAFSITVNDDIEQKRDLAPKVQELVENKSYVDYAVYAKFKGKLRMAGLTQH; encoded by the coding sequence ATGGCAGGAATTGTAGGATACGGAGTTTACATACCCTTCTACCGGATCAAGGTAGAGGAAATAGCTAAGGTATGGGGGGATGATCCCCGTGCCATTTCCCGGGGACTGGTGGTACAGGAGAAGTCTGTACCCTCCCCCGATGAGGATACCGCTACCATATCGGTAGAGGCAGCCCGAAATTCACTCAAAAGGGCCAATATCGACCCACAAAAGATAGGAGCCATATATGTGGGGTCGGAATCACATCCTTACGCAGTCAAACCCACCGCAACCATAGTAGCCGATGCTGTGGCCGCTGCACCGGAACTGACGGCAGCGGATTTAGAGTTCGCGTGTAAAGCCGGTACCGCAGGTATACAGGTTTGTATGGGCCTGGTTGATTCAGATGCAATTGAATACGGACTGGCCATTGGTGCTGATACTGCCCAGGGAGCCCCCAGTGACGCTCTAGAGTACACTGCCTCGGCAGGGGGAGCTGCCTACGTTATAGGTAAAAATAACACCCTGGCCGACTTTGAAGGCACCTACAGCTTCACCACCGACACCCCCGACTTCTACCGGAGGGAAGGTAAACCCTACCCCCGACACGGAGGACGATTCACTGGTGAGCCAGCCTACTTTAAGCACGTATTATCGGCGGCTAAGGGAATGTTTGAGAAGATGGGTACCGATGCCTCCGATTATGATCATGCCGTTTTCCACCAGCCCAACGGTAAATTCTATATCCGGGCGGCCCGGAAGCTGGGCTTTAACGAAGACCAGTACCAAACCGGACTTTTAACACCCTACATTGGGAACACCTACTCCGGTGCAACTCCCCTGGGATTAGCCGCTGTTCTGGACATCGCCCAACCCGGAGATCGGATTATGGCTGTTTCCTATGGATCCGGGGCTGGAAGCGATGCCTTCAGCATCACAGTAAATGATGACATTGAACAAAAACGGGACCTGGCTCCTAAGGTGCAAGAGTTGGTGGAGAATAAGAGTTACGTGGATTACGCTGTTTATGCCAAATTCAAAGGAAAACTGAGGATGGCTGGATTAACACAGCATTAA
- a CDS encoding thiolase domain-containing protein, whose amino-acid sequence MRDVAIIGVSQTKFGELWDISFRDLISEAGLKAIEDADIEGADLEAMFVGNMSAGLFVQQEHIASLIADHTGLTPLPCARVEAACASGGLALRNGIMAVASGYHDVVISAGVEKMTDVVDPTPAIATASDQEWEAQQGVTFPSLYAMMARRHMHEYGTTREQLAMMSVINHKNGALNPLAQFPMEITVDQVLNSSLVADPLRLLDCSPVTDGAAAVILCPAEDARKYTDTPVYVKASAQASGTIALHDRPDITTIDATVNAARTAYNMAKMEPKDIQAVEVHDCFSINGLLAIEDLGFVEKGQAGPAIEDGVTERDGRIPVNPSGGLKSRGHPLGATGIAQTAEIVWQLRGEAGKRQIDGIEIGMTHNIGGTGGTAAVHIFSN is encoded by the coding sequence TTGAGAGATGTTGCCATTATCGGGGTTTCACAGACGAAGTTTGGGGAGCTCTGGGACATTTCATTTCGGGATCTAATTTCCGAGGCCGGTTTAAAGGCCATTGAAGACGCAGATATTGAAGGAGCCGATCTGGAGGCCATGTTCGTGGGAAACATGTCTGCTGGTTTATTTGTCCAGCAAGAACACATAGCATCACTGATCGCGGACCATACAGGTTTAACACCATTACCCTGTGCCAGGGTGGAGGCGGCCTGTGCCTCAGGAGGTTTAGCCCTCCGGAATGGTATCATGGCTGTGGCCTCCGGTTACCATGACGTGGTCATATCGGCCGGTGTGGAAAAAATGACCGACGTGGTGGATCCCACCCCCGCCATTGCCACTGCCTCTGACCAGGAATGGGAAGCCCAGCAGGGAGTTACTTTCCCCTCCCTGTACGCCATGATGGCCCGCCGGCATATGCATGAGTATGGGACCACCCGGGAACAACTGGCCATGATGTCCGTGATTAATCATAAAAATGGGGCATTAAACCCCCTGGCCCAGTTCCCCATGGAGATCACCGTGGATCAGGTCCTGAATTCCAGCCTGGTAGCCGACCCTCTCCGACTTCTGGACTGTTCTCCTGTTACTGACGGGGCCGCGGCAGTTATACTATGCCCAGCAGAGGATGCTCGTAAGTACACTGACACACCCGTGTACGTTAAGGCCTCAGCCCAGGCCTCGGGAACCATCGCCCTGCACGACCGTCCGGACATAACCACCATCGATGCTACGGTCAACGCCGCCAGAACCGCCTATAACATGGCTAAAATGGAACCTAAAGACATACAGGCCGTGGAGGTCCATGACTGCTTCAGTATCAATGGACTCCTGGCCATCGAGGATCTGGGCTTCGTGGAAAAAGGCCAGGCTGGACCAGCCATCGAGGATGGAGTAACTGAAAGAGACGGTCGTATACCAGTAAATCCATCTGGAGGTCTTAAATCACGTGGTCACCCGCTGGGTGCTACGGGTATTGCACAGACTGCCGAGATTGTCTGGCAACTGCGTGGGGAAGCTGGTAAAAGGCAGATTGATGGTATAGAAATTGGTATGACCCATAACATTGGTGGTACTGGTGGTACCGCTGCGGTTCATATCTTCTCTAACTGA
- a CDS encoding rhodanese-like domain-containing protein, producing MATNLNPQKCFELIEEHNEDPDFMILDVRGPAEHAEGHVKGCVLIEFQSPDFQKNLEELDRDKSYLVYCRSGVRSAKAAKVMEEMGFKNICTMDKGFTNWVACGLPRE from the coding sequence ATGGCAACAAATCTAAACCCCCAAAAGTGCTTTGAATTAATTGAAGAACATAATGAAGACCCTGATTTTATGATACTGGATGTTAGGGGCCCGGCTGAACATGCAGAAGGACATGTGAAGGGCTGTGTTCTCATTGAATTCCAGTCACCCGACTTTCAGAAAAACCTGGAGGAGCTGGACCGGGATAAATCCTACCTAGTCTACTGCCGCTCCGGGGTTAGAAGTGCTAAGGCTGCCAAAGTAATGGAAGAAATGGGATTTAAAAATATTTGCACCATGGATAAGGGCTTCACCAATTGGGTGGCCTGTGGCTTGCCTCGAGAATAA
- the thsA gene encoding thermosome subunit alpha, whose protein sequence is MPEGSSRVLGRDAQRMNILAGKVLAETVRTTLGPKGMDKMLVDGLGDIVVTNDGVTILKEMDIEHPAAKMLVEVAKTQEDEVGDGTTTAVIIAGELLKKAENLLDQDIHPTIVAMGYRQAAEKAQEILNVIAIDADDRDTLLKVAMTAMTGKGTEKAREPLAELVVGAVKQVEDNGEIDKDHIKLEKKDGATIDDSKLVNGVIIDKERVHPGMPKKMEDAKIALLNSAIEVKETEVDAEIRITDPAQMQAFIEQEEQMIRDMVAKIEDAGANVLFCQKGIDDLAQHYLAKSGIMAVRRVKKSDMEKLARATGATVVTNIEDLSYDDMGDAGSVAEKRISGEEMIFVEECKDPKSVTLLIRGSTEHVVDEIERAVEDAIGVVAATVEDGKVVAGGGAAEISIAKGLKEYAETISGREQLAVSAFAEALEVVPKTLAENAGQDSIDALVDLRAAHEKSLYMGLDVFKGEVTDMYRAGVIEPHRVKKQAIQSAAEAAEMILRIDDVIASSGSKEPDMGDMGGMGGMPPMM, encoded by the coding sequence ATGCCTGAGGGTTCTTCAAGAGTACTAGGAAGAGATGCTCAAAGAATGAATATATTAGCCGGAAAAGTTCTGGCAGAAACTGTAAGGACCACTCTGGGCCCTAAAGGAATGGACAAGATGCTGGTTGATGGTTTAGGTGACATCGTAGTGACCAACGATGGAGTGACCATCCTCAAAGAGATGGACATCGAACATCCGGCTGCCAAGATGCTGGTGGAAGTAGCCAAGACCCAGGAAGACGAAGTGGGGGATGGAACCACCACTGCAGTTATCATCGCCGGTGAACTCTTAAAAAAAGCTGAAAACCTGTTAGACCAGGACATCCACCCCACCATTGTGGCCATGGGATACCGACAAGCAGCTGAAAAGGCCCAGGAAATTCTAAACGTCATCGCCATCGATGCCGATGACCGAGACACCCTACTGAAAGTGGCCATGACAGCCATGACCGGAAAAGGAACCGAAAAAGCCCGGGAACCACTGGCTGAACTGGTGGTAGGTGCCGTTAAACAAGTAGAAGACAACGGTGAAATTGACAAAGACCACATAAAACTCGAAAAGAAAGACGGAGCTACCATAGATGACTCCAAACTGGTCAACGGCGTAATCATCGACAAAGAAAGAGTACACCCTGGCATGCCCAAAAAGATGGAAGACGCCAAGATTGCACTCCTCAACAGTGCCATTGAAGTAAAAGAAACCGAAGTGGACGCTGAGATCAGGATCACCGACCCAGCCCAGATGCAGGCCTTCATCGAACAGGAAGAACAGATGATTCGGGACATGGTGGCCAAAATCGAAGACGCCGGAGCCAACGTACTGTTCTGTCAGAAAGGAATCGACGACCTGGCCCAGCACTACCTGGCCAAATCCGGAATCATGGCCGTTCGACGGGTTAAAAAATCCGACATGGAAAAACTGGCCCGAGCAACCGGAGCCACCGTAGTTACCAACATCGAAGACCTGTCCTACGATGATATGGGTGATGCCGGTTCAGTAGCCGAGAAAAGGATCTCCGGTGAAGAGATGATCTTCGTGGAAGAATGCAAAGATCCTAAATCCGTCACTCTCTTAATCCGTGGTTCCACCGAACACGTAGTGGATGAAATAGAAAGAGCCGTGGAAGATGCCATCGGAGTAGTTGCTGCCACCGTGGAAGACGGTAAAGTAGTAGCCGGTGGTGGAGCAGCTGAAATCTCCATAGCCAAAGGCCTTAAAGAATATGCAGAAACCATAAGTGGAAGGGAACAATTAGCTGTTTCTGCCTTTGCAGAAGCCCTGGAAGTTGTACCTAAAACCCTGGCTGAAAACGCTGGACAAGACAGCATCGACGCCCTGGTGGACCTGCGAGCTGCCCACGAAAAATCCCTGTACATGGGACTGGATGTCTTCAAAGGAGAAGTCACCGATATGTACCGGGCTGGCGTAATTGAACCTCACCGGGTTAAAAAACAGGCCATCCAATCCGCTGCCGAAGCCGCTGAAATGATCCTACGGATCGACGACGTCATAGCTTCCTCTGGTAGCAAAGAACCAGACATGGGCGACATGGGCGGAATGGGCGGAATGCCCCCAATGATGTAA
- a CDS encoding transglutaminase-like domain-containing protein, whose protein sequence is MTICLISITAVLKSQNMVNTDSKVVSTGKSPSVVGSDANLNTVNAASYQRYYVYRYVYKWKKIRGKWRKVRYRKRYVKYRKVDPLKKYKVATRNCQSNDPNIKALAYQLTNPTPSNDTNGTLKPLTNYQKAHNIYEWTEKYVDYSWYYNSRKGAVGVYEQRTANCCDMAHMIVALSRAAGLPARYRHGTCTFTNVTTGHVWADIYVDGRWIIADASNNKNDFGVIRNWNTGSWKLRGIYTSLPF, encoded by the coding sequence ATGACAATTTGCCTTATATCTATAACGGCAGTTTTAAAAAGCCAAAATATGGTAAATACCGACTCCAAAGTTGTTTCTACAGGGAAAAGTCCATCGGTAGTTGGTTCCGATGCTAATCTGAACACCGTTAACGCCGCATCTTATCAAAGATACTACGTATATCGCTATGTATACAAATGGAAAAAGATACGGGGCAAATGGCGGAAAGTCCGTTACCGAAAAAGATATGTGAAATATCGCAAGGTGGATCCTCTGAAAAAGTACAAGGTGGCCACCCGTAACTGCCAGTCCAATGACCCCAACATCAAGGCCTTGGCCTACCAGTTAACCAATCCTACCCCTTCTAATGATACCAATGGTACTCTAAAACCTCTTACTAACTACCAAAAGGCCCATAACATTTATGAATGGACTGAAAAATACGTAGATTACTCCTGGTACTACAACAGCCGAAAAGGAGCTGTGGGAGTATATGAGCAGAGGACCGCCAACTGCTGTGACATGGCACATATGATAGTGGCCCTCTCGAGAGCAGCGGGACTTCCAGCCCGATACAGACACGGTACGTGTACTTTTACCAACGTCACCACGGGACACGTCTGGGCAGATATCTATGTGGATGGAAGATGGATCATTGCCGATGCCAGTAATAATAAAAATGACTTTGGAGTTATAAGAAACTGGAACACGGGTTCGTGGAAATTAAGGGGCATATACACTTCATTACCCTTCTAA
- a CDS encoding phosphatase PAP2 family protein, whose protein sequence is MLELLTGIIYQWDVGLLLYINLGLENPVLDYLMLVVTNLGIPLFWLMVCVMVFIFGGEKGRKVAVLCLIALGIGWFLTEFLKIIIDRPRPYSILDQVRVVATEDGHSFPSGHSVAVFTACTIFGLEYGYVYIFIGLAVLVALSRIYLGVHYPLDVIFGALFGISCALVVKHWEGPIMGNILKLKTYLDA, encoded by the coding sequence ATGTTAGAGTTATTAACTGGGATCATCTATCAATGGGATGTGGGTCTTTTATTGTACATTAATCTGGGACTCGAAAACCCAGTTTTGGATTATTTAATGCTGGTAGTTACCAACCTGGGCATTCCCCTGTTCTGGTTAATGGTTTGTGTCATGGTTTTCATTTTCGGTGGAGAAAAGGGACGTAAAGTGGCTGTTCTGTGTTTAATAGCCTTGGGTATAGGATGGTTTCTGACTGAATTTCTCAAAATTATTATCGACCGCCCCCGGCCCTACTCCATCCTGGATCAGGTGAGGGTGGTCGCTACGGAAGATGGTCATTCTTTTCCTTCAGGTCACTCGGTGGCGGTGTTCACTGCTTGCACCATTTTTGGCCTGGAATATGGATACGTCTATATCTTCATTGGATTAGCAGTATTAGTAGCTCTTTCACGTATCTATCTGGGAGTACATTACCCACTGGATGTGATCTTCGGAGCACTGTTCGGTATTTCATGCGCCCTGGTGGTTAAACATTGGGAAGGTCCCATAATGGGAAACATCCTAAAGCTTAAAACTTATTTGGATGCATAA
- the asd gene encoding aspartate-semialdehyde dehydrogenase, which yields MVNVGVLGATGMVGQRFIELLSGHPKFKITALTASARSAGKRYQDAVTWHLDSQIPEAVQDMVVVDTDPSQVKDVEIVFSALPTEHAAIVEPQFAAAGMGVASNASAMRMEPDVPLVIPEVNPEHLELIDNQRKNRGWDGFIVTNPNCSTIALVMTLKPLYDEFDIQRVYVSTMQAVSGAGYNGVPSMAILDNLVPFIGGEEEKMESETLHLLGDFDGETVTPASFGVSASCHRVPVVDGHTEAVFMEMEEDFAVEDVKNAFRNFKGLPQKLGLYSAPSTPVIVREEDNRPQPRMDRLTQRGMAVTVGRVRKDDVFPQSLKYVLLGHNTVRGAAGASILNAELINEIM from the coding sequence ATGGTAAATGTAGGTGTATTAGGAGCAACAGGAATGGTGGGACAGAGATTTATAGAACTACTTTCTGGCCACCCCAAATTCAAGATCACCGCCCTCACCGCCTCAGCCCGGTCCGCTGGTAAAAGGTACCAGGATGCGGTTACCTGGCATTTGGACAGTCAGATACCAGAGGCTGTTCAGGACATGGTGGTGGTGGACACCGACCCCAGCCAGGTTAAGGATGTGGAAATAGTATTCTCTGCACTCCCTACTGAACATGCCGCCATAGTTGAACCTCAATTCGCAGCGGCCGGTATGGGTGTTGCTTCCAATGCCAGTGCCATGCGGATGGAGCCCGATGTCCCACTGGTTATACCGGAGGTTAACCCGGAGCACCTGGAGCTCATTGACAACCAGCGGAAAAACAGGGGATGGGATGGCTTTATTGTAACCAACCCTAACTGTTCAACTATAGCTCTGGTTATGACCTTAAAACCTCTGTATGATGAATTTGATATTCAGAGAGTCTACGTATCTACCATGCAAGCTGTATCCGGCGCAGGATATAATGGGGTTCCCTCCATGGCTATCCTGGACAACCTGGTGCCCTTCATAGGTGGAGAAGAAGAGAAGATGGAAAGTGAAACCCTGCACCTCCTGGGAGACTTCGATGGAGAAACTGTCACTCCTGCATCTTTTGGTGTTAGTGCTTCCTGCCACCGGGTACCCGTGGTGGATGGACACACTGAAGCAGTTTTCATGGAGATGGAGGAAGATTTTGCTGTGGAAGATGTTAAAAACGCCTTCCGAAACTTCAAAGGTCTGCCCCAAAAACTTGGCCTGTACTCTGCTCCCTCCACACCAGTAATAGTTCGTGAGGAGGATAATCGTCCTCAGCCACGGATGGATCGTCTCACTCAGAGGGGAATGGCAGTTACGGTGGGAAGAGTCCGTAAGGATGATGTTTTCCCACAAAGTCTTAAATATGTTCTTTTAGGACATAATACGGTTCGAGGTGCAGCTGGAGCCTCAATTCTGAATGCTGAACTTATCAATGAGATAATGTAG